In one window of Chryseobacterium sp. JV274 DNA:
- a CDS encoding RHS repeat domain-containing protein, which translates to MYWIHPDHLGSSSVLTNSVSKITNWYEYMPFGEPMMELSNNEYNNPYKYNGKEFDSQTGWYYYGARYYDPQRSFWLSVDPLVEITMSPLPIHGMILLTRPYRNDGGKDRRARRAER; encoded by the coding sequence ATGTACTGGATACATCCGGATCACTTAGGAAGCTCTTCAGTGCTAACAAATAGCGTATCTAAAATCACAAACTGGTATGAATACATGCCATTCGGAGAACCAATGATGGAATTATCCAATAATGAGTATAATAATCCTTATAAATACAACGGCAAAGAATTTGATTCTCAAACAGGATGGTATTATTATGGAGCACGATATTATGATCCACAAAGAAGCTTCTGGCTATCGGTAGATCCATTGGTAGAAATCACCATGTCACCATTGCCTATACATGGCATGATCCTGTTAACTAGACCCTACAGGAATGATGGGGGAAAGGATAGGAGAGCCAGGAGGGCCGAACGTTAA
- a CDS encoding carbohydrate kinase family protein encodes MFLNKKINAVSYGEVLFDVFGGEKKIGGAPLNLALRTASFGFPVAMISAVGNDEDGKVICDYVRENQLDTSGIMTTQNYDTGIVQVTLNERGSATYEIKFPSAWDFIEINNDTLNVVKNADVFFYGSLVCRNDASRNTLFRLLDSNPEMFKVFDVNLRKPFYHIELLEQLMNKSDFIKFNDEEILEIACELGFKSDDIEENIRFISEKTNTSSVCVTLGKHGSILLWNNKFYKHGGYPVKVVDTVGAGDSFLASLITQLLSDKNPETALDFASAVGALVASYSGANPKLQNDEIVEFMKERV; translated from the coding sequence ATGTTTCTTAATAAAAAAATAAATGCAGTAAGCTACGGAGAAGTTCTCTTCGATGTCTTTGGTGGAGAAAAGAAAATCGGCGGTGCTCCGCTCAATCTGGCACTCAGAACGGCGTCTTTCGGATTTCCGGTAGCGATGATAAGTGCTGTTGGTAATGATGAGGATGGAAAAGTAATTTGTGACTACGTTAGAGAAAATCAACTTGATACCAGCGGAATTATGACAACCCAGAATTATGATACAGGTATTGTCCAGGTAACATTGAATGAACGTGGTTCCGCAACTTATGAAATCAAATTTCCGTCTGCCTGGGATTTTATTGAAATCAATAATGATACTTTGAATGTCGTTAAAAATGCCGATGTCTTTTTTTACGGAAGCCTTGTCTGCAGGAATGATGCTTCAAGAAACACGCTTTTCAGGCTACTGGATTCCAACCCTGAAATGTTTAAGGTTTTTGATGTGAATCTGAGAAAGCCTTTCTACCATATTGAGCTTCTGGAACAATTAATGAACAAATCTGATTTCATTAAATTTAACGATGAAGAAATCCTTGAAATTGCCTGTGAGTTGGGTTTTAAATCAGATGATATTGAAGAAAACATCCGTTTCATTTCAGAAAAAACAAATACAAGTTCTGTTTGTGTCACGTTGGGAAAACATGGCTCAATATTACTTTGGAACAATAAATTTTACAAACATGGTGGCTACCCTGTGAAAGTGGTCGACACGGTTGGAGCAGGGGATTCGTTTCTGGCGAGTTTAATCACCCAGTTGCTATCAGATAAAAACCCCGAAACAGCACTGGATTTTGCAAGTGCGGTTGGTGCTTTGGTGGCGAGTTATTCGGGAGCTAATCCGAAGCTTCAAAATGATGAAATTGTGGAATTTATGAAAGAGCGGGTTTGA
- a CDS encoding glycoside hydrolase family 32 protein yields the protein MSIKNIYVAAVLSLATFSCQNHDSDTEVNSEDIYSKTNIFPQPPNRWMGENNPYYTEGYAGDVMPYYENGKFHLFFLHDAKTKPAGEGFHDIHSFETSNFTDFTYQGRQIPYGTSSEADFGVGTGSLVKVGNTYYYYYTGHNEVASFLSGNPRESVLLATSTDMKSWTKIKNFKITAPAGYYDYEFRDPHVFFNFEDGKYWMLVSAQTSDKKAVVLKFTTTNPATGNWTVENPIYTTSSSENYIMLECPDLFKMGNYWYLVFSENWSSNTGTHYRISTSPNGPWTTPQNDRLDGSYLYAAKTVSDNTNRYLVGWTARKTPENNTGGKDWAGNIVTHRLVQNSDGTLAVKPVLGLQSVFGQNAVLSVDKITGNASQNGNSFNLSANSQVMFGKLQKANQISFTLNASVNGKSGLILAQDNDGKNSFKISFEPSSNRMAIYVMNGGSEDFANAYPLSGISGTNYNVTVFISNDVCVVYVNDKLAFSNRVYNVVNKKWSIFGTSDSSFNNINVKNP from the coding sequence ATGTCAATTAAAAATATATATGTAGCAGCTGTACTTTCGCTGGCAACATTCTCCTGTCAGAATCACGATTCGGATACGGAGGTTAATTCGGAAGATATTTACAGCAAAACCAATATCTTTCCTCAGCCACCTAACCGATGGATGGGAGAGAATAATCCTTATTATACAGAAGGTTATGCAGGAGACGTAATGCCTTATTATGAAAACGGGAAGTTCCATCTTTTCTTTCTTCACGATGCAAAAACAAAACCTGCAGGAGAAGGATTTCACGATATTCACAGCTTCGAGACCAGTAATTTTACAGATTTTACTTATCAGGGAAGACAGATTCCTTACGGAACTTCATCAGAAGCCGATTTCGGAGTGGGAACGGGAAGCCTTGTAAAGGTTGGAAATACTTATTATTACTATTATACGGGTCATAATGAAGTAGCTTCATTTCTTTCAGGTAATCCACGGGAGAGTGTTTTGTTGGCAACAAGTACGGATATGAAAAGCTGGACGAAGATCAAGAATTTTAAAATCACTGCTCCGGCAGGGTATTATGATTATGAATTCCGTGACCCACACGTTTTCTTTAATTTTGAAGACGGAAAATATTGGATGCTGGTTTCTGCTCAGACCTCTGACAAGAAAGCAGTTGTGCTGAAATTTACCACCACCAATCCGGCAACCGGAAACTGGACTGTAGAAAATCCGATTTATACTACCAGTTCTTCCGAAAATTATATTATGCTGGAATGTCCGGACCTTTTCAAAATGGGCAATTATTGGTATCTTGTTTTTTCTGAAAACTGGAGCAGCAATACCGGAACGCATTACCGAATTTCCACATCGCCAAACGGACCCTGGACCACACCTCAGAATGACCGTCTCGACGGCTCTTATCTCTATGCGGCTAAAACGGTTTCGGATAATACAAACCGTTATCTGGTAGGATGGACCGCAAGAAAAACTCCTGAAAATAATACCGGTGGAAAAGATTGGGCAGGAAATATTGTTACTCACAGACTGGTTCAGAATTCGGACGGAACACTGGCTGTGAAACCTGTTTTAGGATTACAATCTGTATTTGGTCAAAATGCTGTATTATCAGTAGATAAGATTACAGGTAATGCTTCTCAGAACGGGAATAGTTTTAATCTTTCCGCGAATTCCCAGGTAATGTTCGGGAAGCTCCAGAAAGCCAATCAGATCAGCTTTACGTTGAACGCTTCTGTTAACGGAAAATCAGGATTGATTTTGGCACAGGATAATGATGGGAAGAATAGTTTTAAAATTTCATTTGAACCTTCTTCCAACAGAATGGCAATTTATGTAATGAATGGCGGGAGTGAGGATTTTGCCAATGCTTATCCTTTGTCTGGAATTTCAGGAACCAATTATAACGTAACGGTTTTCATCAGCAATGATGTTTGTGTAGTGTATGTGAATGATAAATTAGCGTTCAGCAATCGTGTGTACAATGTTGTAAACAAAAAATGGAGTATTTTTGGTACTTCGGACAGTTCATTCAACAATATTAATGTTAAAAATCCTTAA
- a CDS encoding DUF4960 domain-containing protein, with amino-acid sequence MKSIFKNLQLVIMVLLSAVIIMSCDNSNEDGLVTDVSVNISSFRVNGVSGEIDHKNDKITIILPYGTSVKTLVPVIEIPKGAVVSPASGATLDFSQPVKFKVKNGNIYKDYQVIVKAQDPVISFKINGLSATINNSGKTISLTMPEGTNLTALQPVIETGNSISINPASGTTLNFTNPVSFTVSNGSITEVYTAKVTTPVSGPSVAFLGTAATRTGLTNPDEIAASDWLFGKYSGAVYVSIADVASGAANLTGINVIWWHFDSATALPGDALNTNVTSKIKTYLNGGGNILLTSFAAQYVDALEIVPAGKGPNNVFGDFLPNGFIDTGSDWGISFKGNENHPVFDGLQTYESGKANLLEKGTFRLNHTAWWFLPDWGGYVNGAGWRNQTGGNNLASEAWDNTLDGRVAIAEFPGGTANKKCMVICTGAYDWYNETVNGNPSQPNSFQDNIKKMTENSLNYLVTH; translated from the coding sequence ATGAAAAGTATATTTAAAAATTTGCAGTTGGTTATAATGGTATTACTTTCAGCAGTAATTATAATGTCTTGTGATAACAGTAATGAAGATGGACTTGTTACGGATGTTTCGGTCAATATTTCTTCTTTCAGGGTGAATGGTGTTTCAGGGGAAATTGATCATAAGAATGATAAAATCACAATCATACTTCCTTACGGGACAAGCGTTAAGACATTGGTTCCGGTTATTGAAATTCCGAAGGGAGCGGTAGTTTCTCCTGCATCAGGAGCAACGCTTGATTTTTCACAGCCGGTTAAATTCAAAGTGAAAAATGGCAATATCTACAAAGATTATCAGGTAATTGTAAAAGCTCAGGATCCTGTTATCAGCTTTAAGATCAATGGATTATCTGCTACTATCAATAATTCGGGCAAAACCATTTCTCTTACAATGCCGGAGGGAACAAATCTTACCGCATTGCAGCCGGTAATAGAAACAGGAAACAGCATCAGCATCAATCCTGCATCGGGAACGACTCTTAACTTTACCAATCCTGTTTCGTTTACTGTTTCTAATGGCAGTATTACAGAAGTGTATACTGCTAAAGTAACAACGCCTGTTTCAGGACCGTCCGTTGCATTCCTTGGAACGGCTGCTACAAGAACTGGATTGACAAATCCGGATGAGATTGCAGCTTCTGACTGGCTTTTCGGAAAATATTCAGGGGCAGTATATGTTTCGATTGCTGATGTCGCAAGTGGTGCAGCCAATCTTACGGGAATTAATGTGATCTGGTGGCATTTTGACTCGGCTACCGCTCTGCCGGGCGATGCGCTGAATACGAATGTAACTTCCAAAATCAAAACCTATCTTAATGGCGGAGGAAATATTTTGCTCACAAGCTTTGCTGCACAATATGTTGACGCGTTGGAAATAGTTCCCGCAGGAAAAGGACCGAATAATGTTTTCGGAGATTTTCTTCCGAACGGATTTATAGATACAGGAAGTGATTGGGGAATCTCTTTCAAAGGAAATGAGAATCATCCTGTTTTCGATGGTCTTCAGACTTACGAATCCGGGAAAGCCAATCTGCTTGAGAAAGGTACATTCCGTCTGAATCATACAGCCTGGTGGTTCCTTCCGGATTGGGGTGGATATGTAAATGGTGCCGGATGGAGAAACCAGACAGGTGGTAATAATCTTGCCAGCGAGGCTTGGGACAATACTTTGGACGGACGTGTCGCTATTGCTGAATTTCCCGGCGGAACTGCCAACAAAAAATGTATGGTCATCTGTACGGGGGCCTACGACTGGTACAATGAAACAGTGAACGGAAACCCAAGCCAGCCCAACTCGTTTCAGGATAACATCAAAAAGATGACGGAGAACAGTCTCAATTATCTTGTAACCCATTAA
- a CDS encoding RagB/SusD family nutrient uptake outer membrane protein — protein sequence MKKNILFTIAFAFLLGTTSCNDFLDTEPRGVLSEADVVTPQNVDGFVVAAYASLGNDHYDTPFSLWPYGNVRSDDAYKGGSGTNDIQTFHFFEISNNIRSDFGELDRLWYLNYVGISRCNKAIAALKQLSDSEYPNKQKRIAEMSFVRGHYYFLLKTLFKYVPYVDENTPIDDYPKISNRAKTDQQLWEAIASNFEFAAANLPATQSEVGRPKKSAAYAYLAKVRLYQAYEQDDNYTVTQVNPVTLQKSIDAANQVIGNYTLEPDFGYNFLPGTHENGPEAVFSIQYSDNDGTLFGRLNYGDVLSLPQGLGCCDFHKPSQNLVNAFKTTPQGLPMFDTFNDTDLNYNQLNNYKVDPRLYHTVALPGLPWKYEENKIFQESWSRSPGTYGYYSSLKENVPVGCGCTVNVDPFYGNSKNRIIIRYSDVLLMKAEALIELGQINEALPLINQVRQRAANSTVLTGSYTTNNLISKYEPGVNCTWNQDFARKALRWERRMEFAMEGSRFFDLVRWGVTAGAMNTYYSGEKTKRSYYSQAGFDHGIEEYCPIPLAQINFSQGVYKQNNGY from the coding sequence ATGAAAAAGAATATACTTTTTACAATAGCTTTTGCCTTTTTGCTTGGAACTACTTCCTGCAACGATTTTCTGGACACTGAACCAAGAGGTGTTTTGTCGGAAGCTGATGTGGTAACACCTCAGAATGTGGATGGTTTTGTGGTTGCGGCCTATGCATCTCTCGGAAATGACCACTATGATACCCCTTTCAGTCTTTGGCCTTATGGAAACGTCCGTTCTGATGATGCGTACAAAGGAGGAAGCGGAACCAATGATATCCAGACTTTTCACTTTTTTGAAATTTCAAATAATATCCGTTCAGATTTTGGTGAGTTAGACAGATTATGGTATCTCAATTATGTAGGGATTTCCAGATGTAATAAAGCGATTGCCGCACTTAAGCAGCTTTCAGACTCCGAATACCCAAACAAGCAAAAGCGGATTGCCGAGATGAGTTTCGTAAGAGGACATTACTACTTTTTACTGAAAACGTTATTTAAATACGTGCCTTATGTCGATGAAAATACACCCATTGATGATTATCCGAAAATCTCCAACAGAGCAAAAACCGACCAGCAACTTTGGGAAGCTATTGCTTCTAATTTTGAATTTGCAGCGGCTAATCTGCCTGCAACACAGTCGGAAGTGGGAAGACCCAAGAAAAGTGCAGCTTATGCTTATCTTGCTAAAGTAAGGCTGTATCAGGCGTATGAGCAGGATGATAACTATACGGTAACGCAGGTAAATCCGGTTACGCTTCAGAAATCTATTGATGCTGCCAATCAAGTGATCGGAAATTACACGCTGGAGCCTGATTTCGGGTACAATTTCCTACCGGGAACACATGAGAACGGCCCGGAGGCAGTTTTTTCCATTCAATATTCTGACAATGACGGAACGCTTTTCGGAAGGCTCAATTACGGTGATGTTCTTTCTCTGCCACAAGGTTTGGGATGCTGCGATTTTCATAAACCAAGCCAGAATCTGGTGAACGCATTCAAAACGACGCCTCAGGGATTACCGATGTTTGATACTTTTAATGATACAGATTTGAATTACAATCAGCTCAACAATTATAAAGTGGATCCTAGGCTTTACCATACGGTTGCCTTGCCTGGACTGCCCTGGAAATATGAAGAAAATAAAATTTTTCAGGAAAGCTGGAGCAGAAGCCCTGGAACTTATGGTTATTATTCTTCATTGAAGGAAAATGTACCTGTAGGATGTGGCTGTACCGTGAATGTAGACCCTTTCTACGGTAATTCCAAAAATAGAATCATCATAAGATATTCTGATGTTTTGCTGATGAAGGCCGAAGCCTTAATTGAACTTGGACAAATCAACGAAGCATTGCCATTAATCAATCAGGTGAGACAGCGTGCGGCGAACAGTACGGTTTTGACCGGAAGTTATACCACGAACAATCTGATCAGCAAGTATGAGCCGGGCGTGAACTGTACCTGGAACCAGGATTTTGCAAGGAAAGCATTGCGATGGGAGAGAAGAATGGAATTTGCAATGGAAGGAAGCCGTTTCTTCGACCTTGTGAGATGGGGTGTTACAGCAGGAGCGATGAATACCTATTATTCCGGTGAAAAAACAAAAAGATCTTACTATTCTCAGGCAGGATTTGACCACGGAATTGAAGAATATTGCCCGATTCCTTTGGCTCAGATCAATTTCAGCCAAGGGGTTTATAAACAAAATAACGGCTACTAA